The DNA region TCCTTGCAAAGATATCCGCAGCCGAAGAAGAATAAAATCGTGAGGTCGCGTTCAATACCGAACGGTAAGTGCATGTGATTTATGTTCAAAAGCCAACCGCCAAGGAGCCCTTCTATGGACATCACGGCGAAAAAAAGTTTGGGGTGGACTTGCTTTTTCGACATCTCGTGAAGCAGGTAAAAAAGCAAGCTGACGGAATATAAAGTAAATACAAACCACAGTGGCCCTGCGCCAACGGAAGATTTCCCGGCGATAAAGATTTTGGAAAGGTTCCAGTAGATGTATTGCCATGTGTTGTTGATGTCGGGAATGGTATTCATGACCATCATCGTGGGGGATTTCGGGTAGAGCGCGAAGTTGTAAACGACCGGGTCAATGGCGAAAAACAGGAACGAAAGATAAAGATAGGGAACTAACAGGACTCGCGTTTTATGGGTAAAGTAACTCTTAAAATTTGTGAAACGTTTTGTACTGAATAAAAATCCCGAAATAAAGAAAAATGCGGACATGCGGAGTGCGCTTAAATGCCACATTCCAAGGTGCGCGTTGGGGAAATTCTGTTCGATGTGAAAAAGGCAGACGAGCAAAAGAACGAATCCTTTGAATTCGTCAATCCAGCCGATTCGCACGCGGTTTTCACTCATAACAAAGGTCCCTGAGCCTGCCGAAGGGTTAGTACCATCCCTTTTCGTCGCCGATGGTGGTGCTTGGCCCATGTCCCGGGAATACGACGGTTTCTGCCGGGAGTGTGAGGAGCTTTGATTTGATGCCGCTTACGAGGGCGAATTCGTCACCGCCGTAGAGGTCGCTACGTCCGCGGCTGCCTGCAAAAATGATGTCGCCCGGGAAAAGGAGCGGTGGCACATTGTCTTGTCCGTTGACCTTGCCAGGATTCTCGCAGAAGAAGGCGAGTCCGCCGGGGGAGTGGCCTGCAACGTGGATGACCTGCAATTTGATTTCAGCGATTTCGACGATGTCGCCTTCGTTTAGGTAATTGCCCAATGCTGGCGCTAAATCGTTACACGGGAGTCCGAACATTTGG from Fibrobacter succinogenes includes:
- a CDS encoding acyltransferase — translated: MSENRVRIGWIDEFKGFVLLLVCLFHIEQNFPNAHLGMWHLSALRMSAFFFISGFLFSTKRFTNFKSYFTHKTRVLLVPYLYLSFLFFAIDPVVYNFALYPKSPTMMVMNTIPDINNTWQYIYWNLSKIFIAGKSSVGAGPLWFVFTLYSVSLLFYLLHEMSKKQVHPKLFFAVMSIEGLLGGWLLNINHMHLPFGIERDLTILFFFGCGYLCKEPIKKIHSAISASAAHAAKNTAIVAAIGIASFIAYAFLESPSPNFSIMNNDLGKSLPQFVASSITGIIGLIAMFLLVSKIPNIAPIRIFKGILRNISRNALVILAIHWWIVLMLRLFFRPQINQPGIAYIAIVIVALGTIAAIPLFRCKLHRLLGKEKISVKESLCIRE
- a CDS encoding MBL fold metallo-hydrolase — translated: MNIKQFVFNPFGVNCYILSNSKGEAILIDPSVSNAREQAALADYIKSENLKVCRNLNTHLHLDHVLGNAFVERTYGIKAEAHKDDEFLLGVQNEQAQMFGLPCNDLAPALGNYLNEGDIVEIAEIKLQVIHVAGHSPGGLAFFCENPGKVNGQDNVPPLLFPGDIIFAGSRGRSDLYGGDEFALVSGIKSKLLTLPAETVVFPGHGPSTTIGDEKGWY